The following nucleotide sequence is from Metamycoplasma phocicerebrale.
TATTTTTATTTTAGCAACAACAGACCCACAAAAAATTCCATTAACTATTTTAAGCAGAGTTCAAAGATTTAATTTCAAAAAAATTGATAAGGAAATTTTATTTAATCAAATTAAAGATATCTTTATAAAAGAGAATATTAAAGCCGATGATGAAGCTATTAAGTTAATAGTAGAACTAGGCAATGGTAGTTTTAGAGATACTTTGAGTATTGCTGATCAGGTGGCTATTTATTGTGCTAATGATTTAATTAATAAAAAATCAATAGAAGATCTATATGGAATTGTTGATTTTAACAACATTTGATCTATGATTAAATTAATAGATAATGCTGACTTTAAATTGTTAATAGATAAATTTAATTCCTTAGTTGATAATGGAGCAAGTATAGAAAAATTATCGTTGCAAATTTTTAAAACATTAAAAGATTATGCAATTTATAAAAAAACTAATGATGAAAAACTTTTGGAATATGCTTCAAAACAAGCTATTAGTGAATTAAATATAGATGATGATAGATTATTTAAATATATTGAATTAATTACAGAAGCAATTAAAGAAATTCAATATTCTGATCTTCCAAGACAGGTTATGGAAATTTATTTATTGAAGATGGCTTCAAATAAATCTAAAAATCAAGATCAAGATTTAAAAATTAATTTTAATTCTAATAATTCTCAAAACAATATAGTTAAAGATCAGTTATATGGTTTTGAAAACAATTCTGAAAACAATGAAGAAGATGATTTTCATTTGGTTAATAAAGAACTATTGGACGATAACGAAACAGAAACAAAGACTAATTATAAAAATAATGCTAAGGATTTTAATTCAGTGTTTAATTTAGCAAATATATCAAATTCATATAATACAAAAAATGATATTAGTTTAAATAAAAATAATGCTAAAGTTGAAAGCCTTGGTCTTAAAGAAGAAAATTTAGATAAAATTTTAGAAAAAACTTCCGAAATTCTTATATCCGATGCTACAAAAGAATATGAAAATGATGATATTTTGAACGAAATAATAACTAGTGAGTTTTCAAACGATATTTCAGAGACCAAAAATGATGTAAATGTCTTAAAACCTGAATTAAGTCAAAGTGAAGTTGATAATTTAGCTTTTATTTATCAATATGCAAAGCAAAACATTTATAACTATGGAAACAAAAAACAAAGTGAATTAGATGTGATGAATTACAATATGCTAGATAAAAAAATAGGTTCAAAATTTATACACTTAAAAGATCTATTATCAGGTTTTAAAATATTTTTTTCAATCGATCAATTAATAGTTTTAAAATCGGCAGATATTATAAAAGTGCGTCAATTAAATTTAAAAAGAACAGATACAGAATTAATGGAAGCATTATTTAATATTTTTAATCGTTATTTAAATGTTGTAGCAATTAATCAAGATCAACTTAACATTGCTATTGAAAATTGCAAAAATACTTGAAAAGCCAAAAAAAATGAACAACAACCTTTAATAAAATTGCCGAGTTTAGATAAATATAGAAATAAAACAAGTCCTTCTGTAGAATATGCTAAAAAAATATTTGGTGATATAGTAAAAGAACCAAAAAAATAATAAGGAGATATATATGAATATAAATGAAATGTTAAAAAACGCTAAAAGAATTCAAGGCGAAATGGAAAAAGAAGAGCAAGTTGTTGCTAACACAGAATTTGTTGTTGAAAAACAAGGTATAACAGTTACAATGAATGGAGATAGAAAAATTACTAAAATTACTATTAATGAAGCCTTAATTGATCCAGAAGATCCTGAATTAGTTCAAGATTTGGTAATGTTAGCAGTAAATGAGGCTATTGATAAAGTTCAAAAAGCCTATGATAAGATTTCTGAAAAGTTTTCAAATAGTGGAATGCCATTTTAATGGATAAAAAAATTCAAGAAATAATTATTTTGTTAAAAAAAATACCAGGAATTTCTAGTAAACAAGCTAATAAAATAATTAATTTTTTTCTCGAAAATGATATAGAATTTTCTAAAAAACTATTTGAAGAAATAATATCATTGCAAAAAGAAACTACCAAATGCAAACAATGTTTAGCTTATTCTAATAAAGAAATTTGTGATATATGTTTAGATAAAACTAGACAAAAAAAATTATATGTAGTTTCAAACAATCAAGATATAAGCAAATTTGAATCATTAGATATTCCAAAAGGTAAGTATTTTGTTTTTAGTGACATAATTAATTTAAAACAGCCTAATTTGGATATAGATAAAAAAATAAGTAAATTATTTTCATTATGTGGTAAATTTGATGAAATAATTTTGGCTCTTAATTCAGACTTTAATGGTCAAGTAACTATGCGTTATATTGAAAAGAAATTAAGAGATGAAGTCAAATATAACAACGTTTATCAATTATCTATTGGAATACCTTTTGGCATGTCAATAGAAGTAGTTGACCCTATAACATTAAAACAATCTATTATAAACAAGAAAAAAATAAATTAAATCTAAAAAAGTGGAGAAAATATATGAAAAAAGCTAAATTTATAGCCATTGAAGGCATGGATGGTTCTGGAAAATCAACAATTATTTCAATGTTAAAAAATGAATTAATAACAAAGAAAATAATTGATAATTTTGTTTTCACAAGAGAACCAGGGTCTGCTTTTTCAAAAGAAGCAGAAAAAATACGTAAACTGATATTAGATAATGAAAATTCTTTTAGTTCGATGGTTGATGCTTTATTATTTGCCACAAGTAGAAGATTAAATTTAGAAAAAGGAATATGGCCAGCTTTAGAGCAAAACAAACATGTAATTACAGATAGATATACTACTTCATCATATGTTTATCAAGGAGTTCTTGGTGATGCTGGTTTAAATAATGTAGAAACAATAAATAAAATAGCAACTAGCAATACTGAACCAGATTTAATATTATTTTTTGATTTAGAGCCAGCTATTTCAGTGGAAAGAATTACTAAAATGCGTGAAGGCATGGATCGTTTAGAAACTTCAGATATTGATTATTATGTATCTTTAAGAAAAGCTTATAAACAAGTAATACAAAAAAATCCTAAGAAATATAGAATAGTGGATGCTAATTGTTCAATAATAGAATTATTTGAAAAAGTTATTAAAATTTTAAAAGAAGAAGAAGTCTTATAATGATTTCAAATGTTTATAAAAAAATTATAAATAATTCAATTAATGAAAATAAATTAAGCCAAGTATATTTAATTGCATCAAAAGAGCAAACATCTTTTGATGAATATATTTTATATTTTATAAATTCTGTTAACAAAGAAAATAATTCTTCAATTAATGATATTCAATTTGGAGAATTATATTTTTGAATCGGTTCTGAGGATAGTGTAATAAATAAGGAAAATGTATTAAAGTCTATGTCTGATGTTTCAGAGACTTCAATATTAGACCCTATTAAGAAAAAAATATTAATAATAAATAATGTAGAAAATGGAACGGCGCAATCTTTAAATAGCCTATTAAAGTTTTTAGAAAACCCTCCATATAATACTATTGTTTTTATGACTTGCAATTATATATCTCAAGTTTTAAAAACAATTAAATCTAGAGCTTTTATTATTGAAATTAATGAATCTTTTAAGAAATCAATAGAAGAATATAAGCCTTATCACAATTATTTTATTGAAACCAATAGTGAATATAATGAAGAATTAGTAAGTTTGTTTGATGAATATTCTGAAGCTATAGCACAATCTTATAAAAATCCTTCATTACTATTAAAATTGATAGTAAAATCATTGGACTATAATAATAAAGAAATAATACTTAATTTTTTAAATTTAGCCTTTAATGATATTTATTCAATCAAAAAAGGTTTAAAGGCTAAAAATGTTTTGGAAAACAAAAAAATTTCTGAAGAAGCATTTGACTATGTACCTATATATAAAATAATTAAATTAATTAAAGAAACAAAAGACAATTTCAAAAAAGCCTCAAATTTTAATTTGCAAAAAGGTAATTTATTGTTAATGTTGGAGAAATATTATGGCATATAAAATCTCAATTGTAGGCACACCAATAGGCAATTTAGAAGATATTACTTATAGAGCAATTAGAACATTAAAAGAATCAAATATTATTTTATGTGAAGATATAAGAGTGAGTCAAAAGCTTTTAAAACATTATGATATATTAAATAAGCAATTAATTTCTTATCATAAATTTAATGAAAAGCAATTAGCTAAAAAAGTAATTGATTTAATAATAAAAGGAAATAATGTGTCCTTAATCTCTGATGCTGGAATGCCTTGCATTTCGGACCCTGGCTTTAATTTAATAACCGAAGCTAAAAAAGAAGGGATTTTTATAGATATTATAGGAGGACCAACGGCTTTTAGCCATGCTTTTATAAAATCTAATTTTGGTTCAACTTTTAGTTTTTTAGGATTTTTAAAAGATAAAAGTGGCGAAAGACAAAACCAACTTAAAAGTTTATCTGAAGGTATTTATGTAGCATATGTATCGCCTTATAAACTATTAACCACATTGGATGATTTTATAGTAGTTTTTGATAATAATATTGAATTATATTTATGCAAAGAATTAACTAAATTACATGAGCAAGAATTTTCGGGGAAACCCTTAGAAATTAAAAAAATGTTAAATAAAGAAAATTTAAAAGGAGAGTTTTCATTAGTTTTTTGAATTAAAAAACCAAAACATATAAAAGTTAACAAATATGAAGATTTGAAAAAAAATAAAAACTCAGATTAATAATTTCTGAGTTTTTATTATATTTAGCTTATATTAATTTTTTAGTTGTAGGAAATTAATTATTTTCTTTAGCAATAAATGCATCTAAACGGCTAGCTTTTCTTGCACCATTATTTTGGTGTAAAACACCTTTTGAAACAGCTTTATCAATTTCGTGGTGTGCTTTAGCAACTAATTCAGCAGCTTTTTCATCTTTTGATTGAGCAGCTAATTTAGCTTTTTTAATTGCTGTTTTAACTGTTGACTTGATAGCTGAGTTACGTGCGTTTGCTTTTGCGTTAGATAATATTGCTTTTTGTTTTGATTTAATGTTTGCCATTTTGTTGCCTTTCTTGCTAAAAATTAATTAGCATACATAATTTTACATAAAAAAAGTATTTTTTTTTATTTTTATCCAATTTTTGATGAATATATAACTATAAGCATAATAATACTTTATTTTTTATTAGTATTATTAAATTAATTCAATAAAATTAATAAATATGAAAAAGTATGATGATTTAATTAGAAGATTTGTAAATGACAAGGAATATGAAATACAAGTTTTTTATACAAAAGCTAAAAATGTTTATTTAACTTATGATAATGGCGTTTTTAGTTTGAGGGGAGCAGTATACAATTTATTTGGTCCTAAATTTGAAACTTTTTTAATTAATTCAATTAAAAAACAACTGAAAAAAGAATCAAAAAATAAAATTTCAAACAAAAAAGAAATTATTGAAATTAATTTAATTACAAAAACCTTATGTTATTTTGGAAAAAAAGTTAATTTCGATTTTAATGATACTTTAATTTGGATTTATGATAATAAAGGTAATTTAATTGACAAAATAAACAAACCTTATAAAAATAATAATGACAAAGTCATTTCGCTTATAGAGAATCACATGAAAAAAATATTATTATCTATTTTTAGTAAGTATGCTAGCGAGGCTAGTTTGCTTATCTTAAACAAAAAAATAGAATTTAGTTATACAATTAAAAGAAAAAAGCTAACTTGAGCAACAATAAATACTTTTTCTAATACAATTAACATTAATGCTGATCTTATGCATTTTTCAGAAAAATTAATAAAGTATGTAGCCTATCATGAAGTAGCTCACAAAATTGAACATAACCATAGTAAAGGATTTTGAGAAATAGTAAAAAAATTTATACCCGATTATAAAGAAAGCATTTATAAATTAAATAATTTTATTATTGATTAAAATTTTATAAGGAGAATAAAATGGAACCACAATTAATTGCAATAATTTGTGTGAGTGCGATATCTAGTATTATTTTAATATTAGTTAGTGCTTTGCTTATTGTAAAAAAAGTCAAAAACAAAAAACTTAAAAAATTTGAAGAGACAGGAGAAATAG
It contains:
- the dnaX gene encoding DNA polymerase III subunit gamma/tau, with translation MSLTQKYLALYRQYRPKTFDEVKGQEHIINTLKNIIKENKLTHAYLFCGPHGNGKTSTAKIFANAINCSHRTSENPCDECIASIDRNMDIIEIDAASNTGIDDIRQLREKIKLLPTNGKYKVYIIDEVHMLSKGAFNALLKTLEEPPKHVIFILATTDPQKIPLTILSRVQRFNFKKIDKEILFNQIKDIFIKENIKADDEAIKLIVELGNGSFRDTLSIADQVAIYCANDLINKKSIEDLYGIVDFNNIWSMIKLIDNADFKLLIDKFNSLVDNGASIEKLSLQIFKTLKDYAIYKKTNDEKLLEYASKQAISELNIDDDRLFKYIELITEAIKEIQYSDLPRQVMEIYLLKMASNKSKNQDQDLKINFNSNNSQNNIVKDQLYGFENNSENNEEDDFHLVNKELLDDNETETKTNYKNNAKDFNSVFNLANISNSYNTKNDISLNKNNAKVESLGLKEENLDKILEKTSEILISDATKEYENDDILNEIITSEFSNDISETKNDVNVLKPELSQSEVDNLAFIYQYAKQNIYNYGNKKQSELDVMNYNMLDKKIGSKFIHLKDLLSGFKIFFSIDQLIVLKSADIIKVRQLNLKRTDTELMEALFNIFNRYLNVVAINQDQLNIAIENCKNTWKAKKNEQQPLIKLPSLDKYRNKTSPSVEYAKKIFGDIVKEPKK
- a CDS encoding YbaB/EbfC family nucleoid-associated protein, producing MNINEMLKNAKRIQGEMEKEEQVVANTEFVVEKQGITVTMNGDRKITKITINEALIDPEDPELVQDLVMLAVNEAIDKVQKAYDKISEKFSNSGMPF
- a CDS encoding toprim domain-containing protein; amino-acid sequence: MDKKIQEIIILLKKIPGISSKQANKIINFFLENDIEFSKKLFEEIISLQKETTKCKQCLAYSNKEICDICLDKTRQKKLYVVSNNQDISKFESLDIPKGKYFVFSDIINLKQPNLDIDKKISKLFSLCGKFDEIILALNSDFNGQVTMRYIEKKLRDEVKYNNVYQLSIGIPFGMSIEVVDPITLKQSIINKKKIN
- the tmk gene encoding dTMP kinase — translated: MKKAKFIAIEGMDGSGKSTIISMLKNELITKKIIDNFVFTREPGSAFSKEAEKIRKLILDNENSFSSMVDALLFATSRRLNLEKGIWPALEQNKHVITDRYTTSSYVYQGVLGDAGLNNVETINKIATSNTEPDLILFFDLEPAISVERITKMREGMDRLETSDIDYYVSLRKAYKQVIQKNPKKYRIVDANCSIIELFEKVIKILKEEEVL
- a CDS encoding DNA polymerase III — encoded protein: MISNVYKKIINNSINENKLSQVYLIASKEQTSFDEYILYFINSVNKENNSSINDIQFGELYFWIGSEDSVINKENVLKSMSDVSETSILDPIKKKILIINNVENGTAQSLNSLLKFLENPPYNTIVFMTCNYISQVLKTIKSRAFIIEINESFKKSIEEYKPYHNYFIETNSEYNEELVSLFDEYSEAIAQSYKNPSLLLKLIVKSLDYNNKEIILNFLNLAFNDIYSIKKGLKAKNVLENKKISEEAFDYVPIYKIIKLIKETKDNFKKASNFNLQKGNLLLMLEKYYGI
- the rsmI gene encoding 16S rRNA (cytidine(1402)-2'-O)-methyltransferase, with translation MAYKISIVGTPIGNLEDITYRAIRTLKESNIILCEDIRVSQKLLKHYDILNKQLISYHKFNEKQLAKKVIDLIIKGNNVSLISDAGMPCISDPGFNLITEAKKEGIFIDIIGGPTAFSHAFIKSNFGSTFSFLGFLKDKSGERQNQLKSLSEGIYVAYVSPYKLLTTLDDFIVVFDNNIELYLCKELTKLHEQEFSGKPLEIKKMLNKENLKGEFSLVFWIKKPKHIKVNKYEDLKKNKNSD
- the rpsT gene encoding 30S ribosomal protein S20 — encoded protein: MANIKSKQKAILSNAKANARNSAIKSTVKTAIKKAKLAAQSKDEKAAELVAKAHHEIDKAVSKGVLHQNNGARKASRLDAFIAKENN
- a CDS encoding M48 family metallopeptidase — its product is MKKYDDLIRRFVNDKEYEIQVFYTKAKNVYLTYDNGVFSLRGAVYNLFGPKFETFLINSIKKQLKKESKNKISNKKEIIEINLITKTLCYFGKKVNFDFNDTLIWIYDNKGNLIDKINKPYKNNNDKVISLIENHMKKILLSIFSKYASEASLLILNKKIEFSYTIKRKKLTWATINTFSNTININADLMHFSEKLIKYVAYHEVAHKIEHNHSKGFWEIVKKFIPDYKESIYKLNNFIID